One genomic segment of Desulforamulus reducens MI-1 includes these proteins:
- the cbiQ gene encoding cobalt ECF transporter T component CbiQ — protein MEKERRQKNKVFLDRFSYTSPLGQVHPMEKSFFAIASMVICMFANSIIVSILVMVLMAGGTIFLGKVPLRFYLRLHLLPVTFLSLGTLSVAVTTITSTDAVICYWNLLGYPLGITSENLHASLVTFSKSLGAVSCLFFLVLTTSMLDIIDLLRRIRTPELFLELMLLVYRFLFVLWDSGQKTYHAQSARLGYSSGKKGLISMGMLVSGLLLHSFRRSRELALSLDARGYNGSLKVLGKDYTYSKRNIAIICFIELFIILVAYKGRSIL, from the coding sequence ATGGAAAAAGAAAGGCGGCAAAAAAACAAGGTGTTTCTTGATCGATTTTCTTATACTAGTCCTTTAGGGCAAGTCCATCCGATGGAGAAATCTTTCTTTGCCATTGCCTCAATGGTCATTTGTATGTTTGCCAATTCAATCATTGTATCCATTCTGGTAATGGTTCTAATGGCAGGGGGCACCATTTTTCTTGGTAAAGTGCCCTTACGTTTTTATTTAAGGCTTCATTTACTCCCTGTTACATTCCTTTCCCTGGGAACCTTAAGTGTTGCCGTAACAACGATAACCTCAACGGATGCCGTCATATGTTACTGGAACTTACTGGGCTACCCGCTGGGCATAACCTCTGAAAACCTGCATGCCTCCCTTGTTACCTTTAGTAAATCCTTGGGAGCTGTTTCCTGTTTGTTCTTTTTAGTTCTTACAACTTCTATGCTAGACATCATAGATCTGTTACGAAGGATAAGGACTCCGGAATTGTTTCTGGAACTGATGCTTTTAGTCTATCGTTTTTTATTTGTACTCTGGGACAGCGGACAAAAAACTTACCATGCCCAGTCCGCAAGGTTAGGCTATTCCTCCGGCAAAAAAGGTTTAATCTCCATGGGTATGTTGGTCAGTGGCCTCCTTCTTCACTCTTTCCGACGCTCCAGGGAACTGGCCTTGTCCTTGGATGCAAGGGGGTATAACGGCTCCTTAAAAGTTTTAGGCAAGGATTATACTTATTCCAAAAGAAATATCGCCATCATTTGCTTTATTGAACTATTTATAATATTAGTAGCATACAAAGGCAGGAGTATTTTATAA
- a CDS encoding HD-GYP domain-containing protein: protein MKLSDEYRSSGTSKSKSYQDIVHLQERLIELEFINEVLITLIQNTDMDSTLAAILDLAIEITHSEAGGILLTDQFANKAQIMLVRGELTAQQLQRVLDKTKFMRRFKTGKEVISIDSKTLMFQELLKVEPALRAFIAVPLIVGGRTEGMLVLMHRHAGIEDHRASYSKQDIATISIFASQAALILHNTRLKLENGRKEVYLKTIAALVTAIDAKDPYTRNHSKNVARTAVALARGLKLSEAEIQNIEYGALLHDIGKIGIPEVILNKEGKLDLEEYEKIKTHPDIGVKILQPVDFLQSISGMIHYHHERYDGNGYPKGLRGEEIPFEARIVSVADAWDAMISDRSYRKGMPPELALQELQNHAGGQFDSYMVKVFTNLMRKEVVLLA from the coding sequence ATGAAACTCTCAGATGAATACCGTTCTTCGGGAACTTCTAAATCTAAATCCTATCAAGATATAGTTCACTTGCAAGAGAGATTAATCGAATTAGAGTTTATCAACGAAGTCCTCATAACTCTAATCCAAAATACAGATATGGACAGCACATTGGCAGCTATTTTAGATTTAGCCATTGAAATTACCCACAGCGAAGCCGGTGGTATTTTGTTGACTGATCAATTTGCTAACAAAGCACAAATTATGCTGGTGAGGGGTGAGCTGACCGCTCAACAACTGCAAAGAGTTCTTGATAAGACCAAGTTTATGCGAAGATTCAAAACGGGCAAAGAAGTTATTTCTATAGATAGTAAAACTCTCATGTTTCAGGAACTGCTAAAGGTAGAACCTGCTTTACGAGCTTTTATAGCTGTTCCCTTAATAGTTGGTGGAAGAACTGAAGGGATGCTTGTACTGATGCATCGGCATGCAGGAATAGAAGATCACCGGGCCAGCTATTCAAAACAAGATATTGCTACCATTTCTATTTTTGCCAGTCAAGCGGCCTTAATACTTCATAACACCCGCTTGAAGCTGGAGAATGGAAGAAAGGAAGTATACCTAAAAACCATTGCTGCCCTAGTTACAGCCATCGATGCTAAGGATCCCTATACCCGTAACCACTCCAAAAATGTTGCTCGAACGGCAGTAGCCCTGGCCAGGGGCCTTAAACTTAGTGAAGCAGAAATTCAGAACATCGAATATGGAGCATTATTACATGATATTGGCAAAATTGGCATACCAGAAGTTATTTTAAACAAAGAAGGTAAACTGGATCTCGAGGAATATGAAAAGATTAAAACCCATCCGGATATTGGGGTAAAAATTTTACAGCCGGTGGATTTTTTGCAAAGCATCAGCGGCATGATTCATTATCATCACGAACGCTACGATGGTAACGGTTATCCGAAGGGACTAAGGGGCGAAGAAATACCCTTTGAAGCCAGAATTGTTTCAGTGGCCGATGCCTGGGATGCCATGATCTCAGATCGTTCTTATAGAAAAGGGATGCCCCCGGAGCTAGCTCTACAGGAATTGCAAAATCATGCTGGTGGTCAATTTGATTCATATATGGTAAAGGTTTTTACAAATCTGATGAGAAAAGAAGTAGTCTTACTGGCTTAA
- a CDS encoding GerMN domain-containing protein produces MKKYALLFIIILSFLFTGCNGNVNTKEQQPKAAAKETVKATLYFANEQADALLPVEREISKSSDMVVSLVNELNNPGKYAPILPNGTKLIDYKTQGDTLTLNFNKDFANLQGTTGETLAINALVNTLTELPQYKKVRLLVEGKPLETGHAIYDQPLERNESIIQK; encoded by the coding sequence ATGAAAAAATATGCATTGTTATTCATTATCATCCTATCATTTCTCTTTACAGGGTGTAATGGCAACGTGAATACCAAGGAACAGCAACCTAAAGCCGCGGCAAAGGAAACTGTTAAGGCTACTTTGTATTTTGCCAATGAACAGGCCGATGCTCTGTTACCGGTGGAGCGAGAAATTAGTAAATCCAGTGATATGGTTGTTTCTTTGGTGAATGAGCTGAACAACCCTGGCAAGTATGCTCCGATACTGCCCAATGGCACCAAATTGATTGACTATAAAACCCAGGGTGATACCCTCACTCTCAATTTTAACAAAGACTTTGCAAATCTACAGGGAACCACAGGGGAGACCCTGGCGATAAATGCCCTAGTCAACACCTTAACGGAACTTCCCCAGTACAAAAAAGTAAGGCTATTGGTCGAAGGAAAGCCTCTGGAAACAGGCCATGCCATCTATGATCAACCCCTGGAAAGGAATGAAAGCATTATTCAGAAATAA
- the cobI gene encoding precorrin-2 C(20)-methyltransferase, with translation MKGIFYGIGIGPGDPELITLKAVHILKQVDVVIAPRTNSRADSTALNIARPHIKGDTEILELIFPMVDDERELNEAWENNKLTILDLLQTGKQVAFLTLGDPMLYSTYIYILRLLAKHPVDIQTIPGITSFAASASRVGFPLAEGNEILTIVPATCQAEKLSMALALSDNVVLMKVSRNTAKLIDEMSTHHLLDHAVMVSKCGHKDESILFDLRSPELKPTYLSTILAKKHSTGIK, from the coding sequence ATGAAAGGAATATTCTATGGCATTGGCATAGGTCCCGGCGACCCGGAGTTGATTACATTAAAGGCTGTTCATATCTTAAAACAGGTGGATGTGGTTATTGCCCCTCGCACCAATTCACGAGCTGATAGTACAGCCCTCAATATTGCACGTCCACATATAAAAGGGGATACTGAAATCCTTGAATTAATCTTTCCTATGGTGGACGATGAGAGGGAATTAAACGAGGCCTGGGAAAATAATAAATTAACCATCCTGGACCTTTTGCAAACAGGTAAACAGGTGGCCTTTTTGACTCTGGGCGATCCTATGCTTTATAGTACATATATCTATATTTTAAGGCTACTGGCAAAACACCCAGTGGATATACAGACAATTCCCGGCATAACCTCTTTTGCAGCTTCGGCCAGTCGGGTTGGCTTTCCCTTAGCCGAAGGTAATGAGATACTAACCATTGTTCCTGCAACCTGCCAAGCAGAAAAGTTAAGTATGGCTTTAGCCCTATCCGATAATGTGGTTTTAATGAAGGTTTCTAGAAATACCGCTAAACTAATCGATGAAATGTCTACTCATCATCTGTTGGACCATGCTGTGATGGTTAGTAAGTGCGGTCATAAGGATGAATCCATTCTTTTTGATTTAAGAAGCCCAGAACTAAAACCAACCTACTTGTCCACCATACTGGCGAAAAAACACTCCACCGGCATAAAATAA
- a CDS encoding FeoA family protein has protein sequence MHKPLSCMREGRIAYIQDIVGCPKRKRHLEEMGFTPGSPVEVCKCCCKGPLVVTIRGSKMMLGQEMAQDIMVR, from the coding sequence ATGCATAAGCCTTTATCTTGCATGAGAGAAGGAAGAATTGCCTATATCCAGGATATTGTAGGTTGCCCTAAACGAAAACGCCACCTGGAGGAAATGGGTTTTACGCCTGGTAGCCCGGTGGAGGTTTGTAAATGTTGCTGTAAAGGTCCCCTTGTCGTGACCATACGTGGTAGCAAGATGATGCTAGGTCAAGAGATGGCCCAAGATATCATGGTTAGATAA
- the cobT gene encoding nicotinate-nucleotide--dimethylbenzimidazole phosphoribosyltransferase produces the protein MTLLAETLSKIQAPDQTCVEQAKQRLDSLTKPPGSLGILEDIAWRLAGIQRVPLPQLPREKVSLVLAGDHGVVAEGVSAFPQEVTPQMIFNFLQGGAGINVLARQAGAKVVVADIGVAGPPLEKTGLVSCRVKSGTDNFAVGPAMSREEAVKSIEAGISLLQQQVKERPALVAIGEMGIGNTTPSAAILAAFTGMPVEEITGRGTGIDNQRLQHKIAVIKRGLEVNRPDANDGLDVLSKVGGLEIGGMAGIILGCAAEGIPVVLDGFISGAAALVAQSLAPLSREYMFASHGSVEPGHRIMLEKLGLKPMLQMEMRLGEGTGAALAYPIIESAVRIINEMATFAEAGVSKG, from the coding sequence ATGACTTTATTAGCTGAAACTTTATCTAAGATTCAAGCTCCGGACCAAACCTGTGTAGAACAGGCCAAACAGAGGTTGGACAGCCTGACCAAACCGCCGGGTAGCCTGGGAATATTAGAGGATATTGCCTGGCGGTTAGCTGGCATTCAGCGGGTACCACTCCCACAACTACCCCGGGAGAAGGTTTCTCTGGTTTTAGCCGGAGATCACGGGGTAGTAGCCGAAGGAGTCAGTGCCTTTCCCCAGGAAGTAACTCCTCAAATGATATTCAATTTCCTGCAGGGTGGTGCCGGTATCAATGTATTGGCCCGGCAGGCCGGAGCCAAGGTTGTGGTGGCTGATATTGGGGTAGCCGGACCACCTTTGGAAAAAACAGGTCTTGTTTCCTGCCGAGTAAAATCTGGAACAGATAATTTTGCTGTAGGCCCTGCCATGAGCAGGGAAGAGGCTGTTAAATCCATTGAGGCTGGTATCTCCCTACTACAGCAGCAGGTTAAAGAACGTCCTGCCCTAGTTGCTATTGGTGAGATGGGCATTGGTAACACCACTCCCAGTGCCGCTATTTTAGCTGCTTTTACCGGAATGCCGGTAGAGGAAATTACTGGTCGTGGCACAGGTATTGATAACCAGCGTCTACAGCATAAGATAGCTGTGATTAAGCGGGGGCTAGAGGTAAATCGTCCCGATGCCAATGATGGTCTGGATGTGTTGTCCAAAGTGGGTGGTTTAGAAATCGGTGGCATGGCGGGAATTATTTTAGGTTGCGCCGCAGAGGGTATTCCCGTAGTGCTGGATGGGTTTATTTCCGGTGCGGCAGCCCTGGTGGCCCAATCCCTGGCACCACTTAGCCGTGAGTATATGTTTGCCTCCCATGGTTCAGTAGAACCGGGTCATCGCATTATGCTGGAAAAGTTAGGTTTAAAGCCTATGCTGCAGATGGAAATGAGACTGGGCGAAGGGACCGGTGCAGCCTTGGCTTATCCCATTATTGAGTCTGCGGTACGTATTATTAACGAAATGGCTACCTTTGCGGAAGCGGGAGTTAGTAAAGGATAA
- a CDS encoding energy-coupling factor ABC transporter permease: MKYWGTALLGAFCVFFFTPNTAYAMHIAEGFLPAGWCLFWLALSVPFVFWGIRSIHISLRGNPHLKMLLGLAGAFVFVLSALKIPSVTGSCSHPTGVGLGAILFGPAVMSVLGCIVLLFQALLLAHGGITTLGANVFSMGVMGPLVSYGVYQLLKKRNTKVAVFLAASLGNMTTYMVTSLQLAMAFPDKTGNLLVSFFKFMSIFAITQIPLAITEGLLTVFVFNLLNNYREELYPGLPKEERSGPYDFVN, from the coding sequence ATGAAATATTGGGGTACTGCTCTTTTGGGAGCTTTCTGTGTATTTTTCTTTACTCCCAATACCGCCTATGCCATGCATATCGCCGAAGGTTTTTTACCTGCGGGCTGGTGCCTATTCTGGTTGGCTCTATCGGTTCCCTTTGTATTCTGGGGGATACGATCCATTCATATCTCTCTGCGAGGTAACCCCCATTTAAAAATGCTGCTGGGTCTGGCAGGTGCCTTTGTATTTGTTCTTTCGGCTTTAAAAATCCCTTCGGTCACTGGTAGTTGTTCTCACCCCACCGGGGTAGGACTGGGTGCTATTTTATTTGGCCCTGCTGTTATGAGTGTTCTGGGCTGTATTGTTCTGCTATTTCAGGCTTTATTACTGGCCCACGGCGGCATAACGACCCTTGGTGCCAATGTTTTTTCGATGGGTGTTATGGGTCCCCTAGTCTCCTACGGAGTTTACCAACTACTTAAGAAACGTAATACAAAGGTTGCTGTTTTCCTGGCCGCTTCTCTGGGAAATATGACTACCTACATGGTTACCTCCCTCCAATTAGCCATGGCTTTCCCTGACAAGACGGGTAATCTCCTGGTTTCTTTCTTTAAATTCATGAGCATTTTTGCCATTACCCAAATTCCGTTGGCCATAACAGAGGGTCTATTAACTGTATTTGTTTTTAACCTTCTGAATAACTACAGGGAAGAACTTTATCCTGGGTTACCCAAAGAAGAAAGGAGCGGTCCCTATGATTTCGTCAACTAG
- a CDS encoding sirohydrochlorin cobaltochelatase → MEKKAILLVTFGTSVNQATAAFKKFEDKVRAAFPGIELRWAYTAKSIRGVLAKKGTVIDSPITALAKLQDEGYTRVAVQSVHILPGQEYYDLVNVVDNMSHLQGSSGKHFQTKIGKFGFHQLTLGTPLLYHQADYQEVVKCLRDIVPGDPQHALVLAGHGSGHHTFSAYGCLNDMLRQNYQNVFLGTIEGYPSLDDVKADLARKDYKQVTLIPFMNIAGDHAINDLAGDEPDSWQNELAQNYQVITILKGLLEYDNIAEIYICHIRQAYNKLDS, encoded by the coding sequence ATGGAGAAAAAAGCTATTCTTTTAGTGACTTTTGGAACCAGTGTAAATCAAGCGACTGCTGCATTTAAAAAGTTTGAAGATAAAGTTAGAGCAGCTTTCCCCGGCATAGAGCTACGCTGGGCCTATACAGCCAAAAGTATTCGTGGTGTATTAGCTAAAAAAGGTACCGTGATAGACAGCCCAATTACTGCTTTAGCCAAGCTGCAGGATGAAGGCTATACCCGGGTGGCCGTACAGTCTGTACATATATTACCGGGGCAAGAGTATTATGATCTTGTGAATGTAGTAGATAATATGTCCCACTTACAGGGTTCCTCTGGAAAGCACTTTCAAACTAAAATTGGTAAATTTGGCTTTCATCAATTAACCCTGGGAACACCACTACTTTATCATCAGGCAGATTACCAAGAAGTTGTAAAGTGTTTGAGAGACATAGTTCCTGGAGACCCACAACATGCCCTGGTACTGGCGGGGCATGGCAGCGGTCATCATACCTTTAGTGCCTACGGTTGCCTAAACGATATGCTGCGCCAAAACTATCAAAATGTTTTCCTTGGTACCATCGAGGGCTATCCTTCATTAGATGATGTAAAAGCTGACCTTGCTAGGAAGGATTATAAACAGGTAACCCTAATTCCCTTTATGAACATTGCCGGGGATCATGCTATTAATGATTTAGCCGGGGATGAGCCAGATTCCTGGCAAAATGAACTGGCTCAAAACTATCAGGTAATAACCATTCTAAAGGGTCTCTTGGAATATGATAACATTGCAGAAATCTATATCTGTCATATACGGCAGGCCTATAATAAACTTGATAGCTAG
- a CDS encoding YigZ family protein, translated as MLVLLSYKTVNQEISVEINIKKSRFIAQVKQVQNEAAAVEFIGNINKIHREATHNVYAYRISDQIEKCSDDGEPSGTAGRPVLNVIKGEELYNTVVVVTRYYGGILLGAGGLVRAYSQSAVQGIAEAGVVTRVLCQCLRVQFELPLFGLIKRVIEQSEAKILEVSVTDKAVIVVRVPLQEVERLVAKIIENSAGKALINHMEQEYV; from the coding sequence GTGTTGGTATTGTTAAGCTATAAGACTGTTAATCAAGAAATTAGTGTTGAAATTAACATTAAAAAATCCAGATTTATTGCCCAGGTGAAACAAGTTCAAAATGAAGCAGCAGCAGTTGAATTCATAGGTAATATTAATAAGATTCACAGAGAGGCCACCCATAATGTGTATGCTTATCGCATATCTGACCAGATTGAGAAATGCAGTGATGACGGGGAGCCCAGCGGAACCGCCGGTAGGCCAGTGCTCAATGTGATTAAAGGAGAAGAACTCTATAACACAGTAGTGGTGGTTACCCGTTATTATGGAGGTATTTTACTGGGTGCCGGAGGCTTAGTAAGGGCCTATAGTCAGTCTGCAGTTCAGGGTATTGCCGAGGCTGGAGTGGTAACCAGAGTTTTGTGCCAATGTTTAAGAGTGCAATTTGAATTACCGCTGTTTGGCCTGATAAAGAGAGTTATTGAACAATCCGAAGCTAAGATTTTGGAGGTATCCGTTACGGATAAAGCTGTTATTGTGGTTCGAGTACCCTTGCAGGAGGTAGAGAGACTGGTGGCAAAAATTATTGAGAATTCGGCAGGGAAAGCGCTAATTAATCATATGGAACAAGAGTATGTATAA
- a CDS encoding energy-coupling factor ABC transporter ATP-binding protein encodes MSDIILETHNLHCQYPDGTVALQGISIAIKKDKKIALLGTNGAGKSTLLLHLIALLKPTCGNILFKGKELQYNRSSLATLRSQVGLVFQDPDSQLFAPSVRQEVSFGPINLGLSEKQVAERVFRSLELSGIPHLADKPVHFLSYGQKKLVSIASVLAMNPELLILDEPTASLDPQNAMEIMNLLNTLNQKGMTVLLVTHNVEEAYGWADEIILMNNGLITGQGTPENILSQDELLAGNHLTKPLILDIFNSLQLAGHLPENLPVPRTREALMALIQNNTPVKRII; translated from the coding sequence ATGTCAGACATTATTCTAGAAACCCACAACCTCCATTGTCAGTACCCGGACGGAACAGTCGCCCTGCAGGGTATATCCATTGCTATTAAGAAGGACAAAAAAATTGCCCTTTTAGGTACTAATGGGGCAGGAAAATCCACCTTACTCCTTCATTTAATTGCTCTTTTAAAACCAACCTGTGGAAACATTCTCTTCAAGGGAAAAGAATTGCAATATAACCGCTCTTCCTTAGCCACTTTGCGTAGCCAGGTTGGTCTTGTTTTCCAGGACCCTGACAGTCAATTATTTGCACCCAGCGTACGTCAGGAAGTGTCCTTTGGTCCAATAAATTTGGGTCTATCAGAAAAACAAGTAGCGGAACGAGTATTTAGGTCCCTTGAACTGAGTGGAATCCCTCATTTGGCTGATAAACCAGTGCATTTCCTAAGCTATGGCCAGAAGAAGTTGGTATCCATTGCCAGCGTTCTGGCCATGAACCCAGAGTTACTCATCCTGGATGAACCAACTGCTTCACTGGACCCGCAAAACGCAATGGAAATTATGAATCTGTTAAATACACTCAACCAGAAAGGCATGACGGTTCTTCTGGTAACCCATAATGTAGAAGAAGCCTATGGCTGGGCGGACGAAATCATTCTAATGAACAATGGACTCATCACCGGTCAAGGAACCCCAGAAAACATATTGTCCCAGGATGAATTATTAGCAGGCAACCATCTTACCAAACCACTAATTTTAGATATTTTTAATTCCTTACAGTTGGCAGGGCATCTACCGGAAAACCTGCCTGTTCCCCGTACTAGGGAGGCTTTAATGGCTCTAATCCAGAATAATACTCCTGTAAAAAGGATAATATAG
- a CDS encoding methyl-accepting chemotaxis protein: MTFFTMPFKWGRENDKKIEPLSQAGDKYSLLQEILELGMTIEELTKKNHHLISSAQEIYGMVSEATESAQCSQGMVDELSKHVLEVMKQMNETSSSLNTAKQLAEKGSASLHTAQEEMEVSNQRVMESIEITSRLQEDIKNLSEMLEAITNIANQTKLLSLNASIEAARAGEAGRGFSVVAQEVGKLAVKSKETVDFVSSTLKQVRHNTSIVITSMADGAKGFQVGMQLINEANKNCGVIVEQVGNSVTAVETAGSSAEALDLGMSGVQYMAQEIREVIEKCSRITEQNTDIIQAQAQSIQSFENQITACQGKLKRYIS, from the coding sequence ATGACATTTTTTACAATGCCCTTTAAATGGGGAAGAGAAAATGATAAAAAAATAGAACCATTATCCCAAGCAGGGGACAAATATTCTCTTTTACAGGAAATTCTTGAGCTAGGGATGACTATAGAAGAGTTAACGAAAAAAAACCATCATCTTATTAGTTCCGCCCAAGAAATTTATGGGATGGTCTCGGAAGCCACAGAAAGTGCTCAGTGCAGTCAGGGGATGGTTGATGAATTAAGCAAGCATGTATTAGAAGTGATGAAGCAAATGAATGAAACCAGTTCGTCTTTGAATACAGCCAAACAACTTGCAGAAAAAGGATCTGCCAGCCTACATACAGCTCAGGAAGAAATGGAAGTAAGTAATCAACGGGTCATGGAGTCCATAGAGATTACATCTCGATTACAGGAGGATATTAAAAACTTAAGCGAAATGTTGGAGGCTATCACAAATATCGCTAATCAAACCAAGTTATTGTCCCTCAATGCTTCCATAGAAGCGGCTAGGGCCGGGGAGGCTGGTCGAGGTTTCTCGGTAGTAGCCCAAGAAGTAGGTAAGCTGGCAGTTAAAAGCAAAGAGACAGTTGATTTTGTCTCTTCTACCTTAAAACAGGTTCGGCATAATACCTCTATAGTCATAACTAGCATGGCAGATGGAGCAAAGGGCTTTCAGGTAGGCATGCAACTAATTAATGAGGCTAATAAAAATTGTGGCGTTATTGTTGAACAAGTGGGTAATAGTGTAACAGCAGTAGAAACAGCTGGTAGCAGCGCCGAAGCGCTGGATTTGGGAATGAGTGGGGTACAATATATGGCCCAGGAAATAAGGGAGGTAATAGAAAAGTGTTCCCGTATAACTGAACAAAACACAGATATTATCCAAGCCCAAGCCCAGAGCATACAGAGTTTTGAAAATCAAATAACAGCTTGCCAGGGAAAGTTAAAAAGATACATTAGCTGA
- a CDS encoding energy-coupling factor ABC transporter substrate-binding protein: MISSTRKLFSENRLLNYVLLGTVLILLIVPLLFLPNAPFEGADGQIEKVITQVDQNYQPWFEPLWEPPSTEVESFLFALQAAIGAGMVGYIIGFWHGKRKAAKKQGVS, from the coding sequence ATGATTTCGTCAACTAGGAAACTGTTCTCGGAAAACCGATTGTTAAACTACGTACTTTTGGGAACTGTGCTCATTCTATTAATCGTACCACTTTTGTTCCTACCTAATGCTCCCTTTGAAGGCGCAGATGGTCAAATTGAAAAGGTGATTACACAGGTAGATCAGAACTACCAACCCTGGTTTGAACCTCTTTGGGAACCTCCCAGTACAGAAGTTGAAAGCTTTCTTTTTGCTCTTCAGGCAGCAATCGGTGCCGGAATGGTGGGTTATATCATAGGCTTCTGGCATGGAAAAAGAAAGGCGGCAAAAAAACAAGGTGTTTCTTGA
- a CDS encoding methyl-accepting chemotaxis protein, translated as MAKFERACWEQLDCPEERKSKCPAFTEKRGGECWKVPGTLCRGELQGTMAQKIGTCRNCNFYCSSHRVKISVGVKIMGGFAILIAIFLAMGIFGLYQMRLIAALNNYDISDVQRLFGLTMFASVLIAGSVGWFVTRAIAKPIKEMEEVAGRVASGDLSVNEIKINTGDEISLLATAFNEMVESLKDIAGQLREKAEHVASAAEQLSSSSQQITASANEAASTMIELSSTVEQVTENTQIVASASEDAAKHAEAGTTGINQVTSQMKNIGTSTGVVGQSIERLSTRSGEISQIVELITQIADQTNLLALNAAIEAARAGEQGKGFAVVAEEVRKLAERSGSAAKEIKTLIETIQEEAQNAVQTMAASAQEVEAGNVIVIEVGTNFNNIITTIQKLSQQLQDLAAATEQMSAGIQNVASNTEEQTATMEEVTASADTLSKMAVDLEDIAERFKL; from the coding sequence ATGGCAAAGTTTGAAAGGGCCTGTTGGGAGCAACTAGACTGCCCTGAGGAAAGAAAAAGCAAATGTCCCGCCTTTACTGAAAAGAGGGGTGGGGAGTGCTGGAAAGTGCCAGGAACCCTTTGCAGGGGGGAACTACAAGGGACGATGGCTCAAAAAATAGGAACTTGCCGGAATTGTAACTTTTACTGCTCCTCTCATAGGGTAAAAATATCAGTAGGAGTAAAAATTATGGGAGGATTTGCGATCTTAATTGCAATCTTCCTAGCCATGGGGATCTTTGGCCTGTATCAGATGAGACTCATTGCAGCCCTGAATAACTACGACATCTCCGATGTTCAAAGGCTCTTTGGTTTAACCATGTTTGCTTCGGTACTAATAGCAGGTTCCGTGGGGTGGTTTGTGACCCGGGCCATTGCTAAACCCATCAAAGAGATGGAAGAAGTAGCCGGCAGGGTTGCCAGTGGGGATTTGTCTGTTAATGAAATAAAAATTAACACAGGTGATGAGATTAGCCTGTTGGCCACAGCCTTCAATGAAATGGTAGAGAGTTTAAAGGATATTGCCGGGCAGCTCAGGGAAAAGGCTGAACATGTTGCCTCAGCGGCAGAACAACTTTCCTCTAGCTCTCAGCAAATTACGGCCAGTGCCAATGAAGCCGCTTCAACGATGATAGAGCTATCTTCCACTGTGGAACAAGTAACAGAGAACACTCAGATTGTGGCATCGGCATCCGAGGATGCTGCTAAACATGCCGAGGCAGGTACAACTGGCATTAACCAGGTTACCTCCCAGATGAAAAACATTGGTACGTCCACCGGGGTGGTAGGGCAAAGCATTGAGCGCCTAAGTACCAGATCCGGGGAAATATCCCAAATCGTAGAGCTTATTACCCAGATTGCCGATCAGACCAATCTACTTGCATTAAATGCAGCCATTGAAGCTGCCAGGGCCGGCGAGCAGGGCAAGGGGTTTGCTGTTGTGGCTGAGGAAGTCCGAAAATTGGCAGAACGCTCTGGCAGTGCTGCTAAGGAAATTAAAACCTTAATTGAGACGATTCAGGAAGAGGCTCAAAACGCTGTGCAAACCATGGCTGCCAGCGCCCAGGAAGTGGAGGCAGGAAATGTTATAGTCATTGAAGTTGGTACCAATTTTAATAATATCATTACTACTATCCAAAAACTAAGTCAACAACTACAAGATTTAGCTGCTGCCACGGAACAGATGTCCGCAGGTATACAGAATGTGGCATCCAACACAGAGGAACAGACTGCAACAATGGAAGAGGTTACAGCTTCTGCGGATACCCTGAGTAAGATGGCTGTGGATTTAGAGGACATAGCAGAACGTTTTAAACTATAA